A genome region from Alteripontixanthobacter maritimus includes the following:
- a CDS encoding TetR/AcrR family transcriptional regulator, whose protein sequence is MSSKVGSIGTGSGKVESDGSEYKDIERRSGRPTDLAKRAAIISAASHSFFEHGYGDSSIERIAADADVSKVTVYNHFGNKRALFSAAVEAECEKMRSHLLFDDHSGPLRERLVAFGHAMLAFLARPQMIRFEHRIAAETEREPELGIAFLDAGPRRMHSALSGLIARAADRGELVVDDPDTAAEQLASMVKGLGDLERRFAGTVDEAAAIKRVDNAVDAFLKIYGV, encoded by the coding sequence TTGTCAAGTAAGGTTGGATCGATTGGAACTGGTTCGGGCAAAGTCGAATCCGACGGGTCCGAATACAAGGATATCGAACGGCGCAGTGGCCGCCCGACCGACCTTGCCAAACGCGCCGCCATCATTTCCGCCGCCTCGCATTCGTTTTTCGAACATGGCTATGGCGACAGCTCGATCGAGCGCATTGCGGCAGACGCGGATGTATCCAAGGTCACGGTCTACAACCACTTCGGCAACAAGCGCGCCTTGTTCAGCGCCGCTGTGGAAGCCGAATGTGAGAAGATGCGAAGCCACCTTTTGTTCGACGACCATAGCGGCCCGCTGCGCGAGCGGCTGGTGGCGTTTGGGCATGCAATGCTGGCCTTCCTCGCACGCCCGCAGATGATCCGCTTCGAACACCGGATCGCCGCCGAGACCGAACGGGAACCGGAACTCGGCATCGCATTTCTGGATGCCGGCCCCCGCCGGATGCACAGCGCTTTGTCCGGCCTGATCGCCCGCGCAGCCGATCGGGGAGAACTGGTAGTCGACGATCCCGATACCGCCGCAGAACAGCTCGCCTCCATGGTCAAGGGGCTTGGCGATCTGGAACGCCGCTTCGCCGGAACGGTGGATGAAGCGGCAGCCATCAAACGGGTCGACAACGCCGTCGACGCATTCCTGAAAATATACGGCGTTTAG
- a CDS encoding ABC transporter permease, with protein MTWIAIRMLTGDRQKFYGLLFGIAFSTLLITQQLTIFVNLIERGASGAYNVATADIWVMDPVSRTTDVNFPLPATALDKVRGVPGVSWAVPHLRAGASVRTADGDLEGVTVIGVDDATLIGLPKSMVEGDFAALDNPDAVLIDDVGATRMFPPEISPIGQRLELNDRRAIISGIVDAIPSFTSQVVLYTRYSRALGYVPGTRNRMSFVLVKAVDGVPPEALTQRITQATGLRARTRDEFARDGVDFIIENTGIPLNFGITVALGFIVGVAIVGLTFSLFIRDNIKQFGALKAIGVTNAKIRRMVAAQAGLVGLIGYGLGVLGTIAFIQGFSANPTFKGFYIPWQVPLISLVAVAIILALTGWLALRSVLKTEPAAVFR; from the coding sequence ATGACCTGGATCGCGATCCGCATGCTGACGGGCGACAGGCAGAAGTTCTACGGGCTTCTGTTCGGCATCGCCTTTTCCACTCTGCTTATCACCCAGCAGCTGACGATTTTCGTCAATCTGATCGAACGCGGCGCGAGCGGCGCGTATAATGTGGCAACTGCAGATATTTGGGTGATGGACCCGGTCAGCCGCACCACCGATGTGAATTTTCCGCTACCCGCAACTGCGCTCGACAAGGTGCGCGGAGTGCCCGGCGTGTCTTGGGCCGTACCGCATCTGCGTGCAGGGGCCTCGGTCCGGACGGCAGATGGCGACCTGGAAGGGGTAACGGTGATTGGGGTGGACGATGCCACGCTGATCGGTTTGCCCAAGAGCATGGTGGAAGGCGATTTCGCAGCGCTCGACAACCCTGATGCAGTGTTGATCGACGATGTCGGCGCGACGCGCATGTTCCCGCCGGAGATTTCTCCGATAGGGCAACGTCTGGAACTGAACGACCGCCGTGCCATCATCAGCGGGATCGTCGATGCGATCCCCAGCTTCACCAGTCAGGTGGTGCTCTACACCCGCTATTCCCGCGCACTCGGATATGTCCCCGGTACCCGCAACCGGATGAGCTTCGTGCTGGTGAAAGCGGTGGATGGCGTGCCGCCCGAAGCTTTGACGCAGCGTATCACGCAAGCAACCGGCCTGCGCGCCCGCACCCGTGACGAATTCGCGCGCGACGGGGTGGACTTCATCATCGAGAACACCGGTATTCCGCTCAATTTCGGGATTACCGTGGCGCTCGGCTTCATTGTCGGTGTGGCTATCGTCGGCCTGACCTTCAGCCTATTCATTCGCGACAATATCAAGCAGTTCGGCGCGCTGAAGGCGATTGGCGTGACCAATGCCAAGATCCGCCGGATGGTTGCCGCGCAAGCGGGGCTGGTGGGCCTGATCGGATACGGGCTGGGCGTGCTGGGCACGATCGCGTTCATCCAGGGGTTTTCCGCGAACCCGACCTTCAAGGGCTTCTATATTCCGTGGCAGGTGCCGCTTATCAGCCTGGTTGCGGTGGCCATTATCCTCGCGCTGACCGGCTGGTTGGCGCTGCGCAGCGTACTGAAGACCGAACCGGCGGCGGTGTTCCGGTGA
- a CDS encoding ABC transporter ATP-binding protein codes for MSPLHETATDEAVSNAISTRGVTRDFEAGQQTITVLHGIDLDVRAGELTFLVGESGSGKTTLISIMCGILYPTQGEVEVFGTDIYGLSDTELVNFRLQNIGFIFQQYNLIPSIDAASNAAVPLIAQGMDRHEARRRATEMLEKLNIADQASKLPSQLSGGQQQRVAIARALVHEPRLVVCDEPTAALDARSGRRVMDLLREVAVAEDRSVIIVTHDNRIFDLADRILVLEDGNIIHDGTEMPDGH; via the coding sequence GTGAGCCCGCTGCACGAGACAGCCACGGACGAAGCTGTGTCCAACGCCATTTCCACGCGCGGAGTGACGCGCGATTTCGAGGCCGGGCAGCAAACCATCACGGTGCTGCACGGCATCGACCTCGATGTGCGCGCGGGCGAGCTGACGTTCCTGGTGGGCGAATCCGGATCGGGCAAGACGACCCTCATTTCGATCATGTGCGGCATTCTCTATCCGACGCAGGGCGAAGTGGAGGTGTTCGGCACGGACATCTACGGCCTGTCGGATACCGAGCTGGTCAATTTCCGGCTGCAAAATATCGGTTTCATATTCCAGCAGTACAATCTGATCCCCAGCATCGATGCGGCCAGCAACGCCGCCGTGCCGCTGATTGCGCAAGGAATGGACCGGCACGAGGCGCGGCGGCGCGCGACCGAGATGCTGGAAAAACTCAATATCGCGGATCAGGCGAGCAAACTGCCAAGCCAGCTATCCGGCGGCCAGCAACAGCGCGTGGCCATCGCCCGTGCACTCGTTCACGAACCCCGGCTGGTGGTTTGCGACGAGCCGACTGCAGCGCTCGACGCACGATCTGGCCGCCGGGTGATGGACCTGCTGCGCGAAGTGGCGGTGGCGGAAGATCGCAGCGTCATCATCGTTACTCACGACAATCGCATTTTCGACCTCGCCGACCGCATCCTGGTGCTGGAAGACGGCAATATCATACATGACGGCACCGAAATGCCGGACGGACACTGA
- a CDS encoding HlyD family secretion protein: MGLLPDNVSFSRQVLPIIAVLALVLAVFYIMAGQPDRELADPREQPPKATGELAEAARVAGSGVVEPSSELIDIGTALSGLVTDLRVEPGDYVEKGQPLFTVDDRAARSRLTETQAAGGEARAAIAEARAAIAEARTAEQTASRQLALYRGISDPAAVSRAEVIRAEGDAASARQRRQLAEARLNAAQARLRSTQAASGSAQTELGRLVVRAPIAGEILSVDIRPGEFVSAGQPGGGGAASYIQMGQTRPLHIRVDIDEDEAGKIALGEPATVSPRGAADRQVKASFVRAEPQVVPKRSLTNTAAERVDVRVLQVIYALPAPTARTRGLFRVGQQVDAFIPANARAREAARKQAAEAAAAAAAEDE; the protein is encoded by the coding sequence ATGGGACTGCTGCCCGACAATGTCAGCTTTTCGAGGCAAGTGCTGCCGATCATCGCGGTTCTCGCGCTGGTGCTGGCGGTGTTCTACATCATGGCGGGCCAGCCCGACCGTGAGTTGGCCGATCCGCGCGAACAGCCACCCAAGGCGACCGGCGAACTGGCGGAAGCGGCACGGGTCGCGGGCAGTGGTGTGGTGGAACCATCGAGCGAGCTGATCGATATCGGCACCGCGCTATCCGGCCTCGTCACCGATTTACGTGTCGAGCCGGGCGACTATGTCGAGAAGGGCCAGCCGCTGTTCACGGTGGATGACCGTGCAGCCCGCTCACGCCTGACCGAAACGCAAGCCGCCGGGGGCGAGGCACGCGCCGCCATTGCAGAAGCACGCGCCGCTATCGCCGAAGCGCGCACGGCGGAACAGACAGCCAGCCGCCAGCTTGCGCTCTATCGCGGCATTTCCGATCCCGCCGCCGTCAGCCGGGCCGAAGTCATTCGCGCGGAAGGCGACGCCGCCAGCGCACGCCAGCGCCGCCAGCTTGCCGAAGCGCGGCTGAATGCGGCACAGGCCCGGCTGCGCAGCACGCAGGCCGCATCGGGCAGCGCGCAGACCGAGCTTGGCCGGCTGGTCGTGCGTGCCCCGATCGCAGGTGAAATTCTTAGCGTCGATATCCGCCCGGGCGAGTTCGTCAGCGCCGGGCAGCCCGGTGGCGGCGGTGCGGCCAGTTACATCCAGATGGGGCAGACGCGCCCACTGCATATCCGGGTGGATATCGACGAGGACGAGGCGGGCAAGATCGCGCTGGGTGAGCCTGCGACCGTGTCCCCGCGCGGGGCGGCCGACCGGCAGGTGAAGGCGAGCTTCGTGCGCGCCGAACCGCAAGTCGTGCCCAAACGCTCGCTCACCAACACCGCGGCGGAACGCGTCGATGTACGGGTGCTGCAGGTAATTTATGCGCTGCCCGCGCCGACCGCCCGGACCCGGGGCCTGTTCCGCGTAGGCCAACAGGTCGATGCATTCATCCCGGCCAACGCCCGCGCCCGAGAGGCCGCGCGCAAACAGGCGGCCGAAGCTGCGGCCGCCGCCGCTGCCGAGGACGAATGA
- a CDS encoding efflux transporter outer membrane subunit, whose protein sequence is MRHRLLLPFGSALALSACVAGPPPEISTPIPQLPQNFAYAPDAVTGASVGALLPEGDPAFETLAAAALEGSPTLAEALARVDAAQARAARAGAQRLPTIGAGGNVTATRTNPAQFGGALPPGIDIDTEQVSYGANLNASWNPDIFGRLRLRDRAATLRVDAAGSQAAAIRLALVAEIAASVIDWRTLDERAAALQQDLDAASELVRLAGVREEAGIAPGFDRVRAQSAAAASRRRLESLRSERARLVGRLVTLTATPAQNVTAALAQGAGYEQTGALPPAPAAAPAVLLSNRPDVLAAAANLAANDAELYAAAASRFPDFSLSGTLGLLAFSPADLFDTDSIVGSLVAAVAAPLVDFGRVEAEIDLAAADKRAAFQAYRGAVYTGLGEAEAGYGVIAAADRELAAANAERDTAERAARLADTRFRAGLSNFLEVLEARRAADASGERAAAALGQARRARVVLWQVLGGGGAYGDGADMQDEMD, encoded by the coding sequence ATGCGACATCGCCTGCTTCTGCCGTTCGGATCGGCCCTGGCACTGTCCGCCTGTGTTGCGGGTCCGCCACCTGAAATCTCGACGCCCATACCGCAATTGCCGCAAAATTTCGCCTATGCGCCCGATGCCGTGACCGGCGCGAGCGTGGGCGCGTTGTTGCCAGAGGGCGACCCCGCGTTCGAGACACTCGCCGCCGCTGCTCTGGAAGGCTCGCCCACCCTGGCGGAGGCGCTTGCCCGGGTCGACGCGGCGCAGGCCCGCGCCGCGCGCGCCGGGGCGCAACGACTACCCACGATTGGCGCTGGCGGAAATGTCACGGCGACGCGCACCAATCCGGCCCAGTTCGGCGGCGCGTTGCCGCCCGGCATCGATATCGACACCGAACAGGTCAGCTACGGCGCGAACCTCAACGCCAGCTGGAACCCCGACATCTTCGGCCGTCTGCGCTTGCGGGACCGTGCCGCAACGCTGCGCGTCGACGCGGCGGGATCGCAGGCCGCTGCGATACGGCTAGCATTGGTCGCGGAAATTGCTGCCAGTGTAATCGATTGGCGCACGCTGGACGAGCGCGCCGCAGCGCTACAACAGGATCTCGATGCAGCGAGCGAGCTCGTGCGGTTGGCCGGGGTGCGCGAAGAAGCAGGTATCGCTCCGGGTTTTGACCGGGTTCGCGCGCAAAGTGCGGCAGCGGCATCGCGGCGGCGTTTGGAAAGCTTGCGCTCCGAACGCGCGCGGCTGGTCGGTAGGCTGGTTACGCTGACGGCGACCCCTGCACAAAACGTGACGGCGGCGTTGGCTCAGGGCGCCGGGTACGAACAAACCGGCGCGCTTCCCCCTGCGCCCGCAGCCGCGCCTGCCGTCCTCTTGTCGAACCGTCCCGACGTGCTCGCCGCTGCGGCCAATCTGGCGGCCAACGATGCGGAGCTGTATGCCGCCGCCGCCAGTCGCTTCCCCGATTTCAGCCTGTCCGGCACGCTAGGCCTGTTGGCCTTCAGCCCCGCCGACCTGTTCGACACGGATTCCATCGTCGGTTCACTGGTCGCTGCCGTCGCTGCGCCCCTGGTGGATTTCGGGCGGGTGGAAGCGGAGATCGACCTTGCCGCCGCTGACAAGCGCGCGGCGTTCCAGGCCTATCGCGGGGCGGTCTATACCGGGCTGGGCGAGGCGGAAGCAGGTTACGGCGTAATCGCCGCCGCCGACCGCGAACTGGCCGCCGCCAATGCCGAACGCGATACGGCGGAGCGCGCGGCACGGCTGGCGGATACACGGTTTCGCGCCGGTCTGAGCAATTTCCTCGAAGTCTTGGAAGCCCGCCGCGCCGCCGATGCCTCCGGCGAACGCGCTGCCGCAGCTCTGGGTCAGGCCCGCCGCGCGCGTGTGGTGCTATGGCAGGTGCTGGGCGGCGGCGGAGCCTATGGTGACGGGGCTGACATGCAGGACGAAATGGACTGA
- a CDS encoding pirin family protein, giving the protein MTTDTATLAQVELRAFDTLGAANHGWLDARHHFSFASYHDPARMGWGPLRVWNDDHIAAKSGFPPHSHADMEIITYVRKGAITHKDSLGNEGRTEAGDVQVMSAGSGIQHAEYNLEPDETSLFQIWIMPRERGGKPSWGARPFPKADRTGQMQVLASGYDGDGDALPIRADGRVYGATMVPGATITHDIAGNRLAYLVAARGKLVVNGVTVDARDGLAIRGGRLEIRAEADSEFVMVETAE; this is encoded by the coding sequence ATGACCACCGACACCGCTACACTCGCCCAGGTAGAATTGCGCGCCTTCGACACGCTCGGCGCTGCGAACCATGGCTGGCTCGACGCGCGCCATCACTTCAGCTTCGCCAGTTATCATGACCCCGCCCGCATGGGCTGGGGCCCACTGCGCGTCTGGAACGACGATCATATCGCCGCGAAATCCGGCTTCCCGCCGCACAGCCATGCCGACATGGAAATTATCACCTATGTCAGGAAAGGCGCGATTACGCATAAGGACAGCCTGGGCAATGAAGGCCGTACCGAGGCAGGCGACGTTCAGGTCATGAGCGCGGGTAGCGGCATCCAGCACGCCGAATATAATCTGGAGCCGGACGAAACCAGCCTATTCCAGATCTGGATCATGCCGAGGGAACGCGGCGGCAAACCAAGCTGGGGCGCGCGTCCTTTCCCCAAGGCCGACCGCACCGGCCAGATGCAGGTGCTCGCCAGCGGATACGATGGTGACGGTGATGCTCTGCCGATCCGGGCCGATGGCCGAGTTTACGGCGCTACGATGGTACCGGGAGCCACGATTACGCACGACATCGCCGGAAATCGCCTCGCCTATCTGGTGGCCGCGCGCGGTAAGTTGGTAGTGAACGGAGTAACGGTCGATGCTCGGGACGGTTTGGCCATACGCGGCGGTCGGCTGGAAATTCGCGCGGAAGCGGACAGCGAATTCGTGATGGTGGAAACGGCCGAATAA
- a CDS encoding flagellar protein FliS → MTQLQNGSHNGARNGAAAAYRRVELDALVLGSSGPALVHLCLGEAIAALDRAASPIAGSQRSIRSAALCRVLLALSALRAGVDAAKPIGPALLEIYAAASDAVTAATLQYRAEPLARVRQDLCDLRDAIPRSSAP, encoded by the coding sequence ATGACACAACTTCAAAACGGGTCGCACAACGGCGCACGAAATGGGGCCGCCGCCGCTTACCGCCGGGTGGAACTGGACGCGCTGGTGCTGGGTTCCTCCGGTCCGGCGCTGGTGCATCTTTGCCTTGGCGAGGCCATCGCCGCCCTCGACCGGGCAGCCAGTCCCATTGCCGGGTCCCAGCGCAGCATCCGGTCCGCTGCCCTGTGCCGTGTTTTGCTGGCGCTATCCGCCCTGCGCGCCGGGGTGGACGCGGCAAAGCCGATCGGTCCGGCACTTCTTGAGATCTACGCGGCGGCAAGCGATGCGGTGACTGCCGCAACGCTGCAATACCGCGCCGAACCGCTCGCCCGCGTGCGGCAGGACCTGTGCGATCTGCGGGACGCGATCCCGCGATCTTCCGCCCCTTGA
- the fliD gene encoding flagellar filament capping protein FliD, with amino-acid sequence METTATQNTGSRIISTLGVGSGVDMVQLASDLSEARFMAQKARLEQQSETLDTRISSAAALRGQLTQLATALGDRVRSGDLAPAATIGNSAVANVSVGSGSAPSGTYSLEVTSLAASQTLASKTYASGAATVGAGTLDINFGTVAGANFTADTSQNTLSIAVTADDTLETLAAKINQAGGPVRAYVATNANGAQLVMKGDEGATGGFTIETTPSGVTRLPGTAARAGELDYLNWQPSSDTGQLKQTAGDAAFLLDGVEMTSGSNTVSGLPGGLSLTLKQTNIGAPTTIGFSDRTANIAGLMSDFVAALNDITGTLREAAAPLGGELGSDPGARALKRAFASMTTAVVMPNAVAGAPNTLGDLGLVLGRDGTFSLDSNRLNATLATDPEGAAAMFTTGIHGVYATFDKLARNTASRKDPGSLAGSEARYNAQSERIEDKLARIAEQQESLRERLTKTFAAADRNVNASQSTLSFLQSQIAVWNADK; translated from the coding sequence ATGGAAACCACTGCTACACAGAACACCGGCTCGCGCATCATCTCTACTTTGGGGGTAGGCAGCGGGGTGGATATGGTCCAGCTGGCAAGCGACCTGTCCGAAGCGCGCTTCATGGCACAAAAGGCGCGGCTGGAGCAGCAGAGCGAGACGCTGGACACGCGCATCTCCTCCGCCGCGGCGCTGCGCGGGCAGCTTACCCAGCTGGCAACCGCGCTTGGCGACCGGGTTCGCAGCGGCGACCTGGCCCCTGCCGCCACCATCGGCAACAGCGCCGTAGCCAATGTGTCGGTGGGATCGGGCAGCGCACCTTCAGGCACCTATTCGCTGGAAGTGACCAGCCTCGCCGCATCGCAGACGTTGGCCAGCAAGACCTATGCGAGCGGCGCGGCCACTGTCGGGGCAGGCACGCTGGATATCAATTTCGGTACGGTTGCGGGCGCGAATTTCACCGCCGACACCTCCCAGAACACCCTGTCGATAGCAGTGACGGCGGACGATACGCTGGAAACGCTGGCGGCAAAGATCAACCAGGCGGGCGGTCCGGTGCGCGCCTATGTGGCCACTAACGCAAACGGCGCGCAGCTGGTCATGAAAGGCGATGAGGGTGCGACCGGCGGTTTTACAATCGAGACCACTCCGAGCGGCGTGACCCGCCTGCCCGGTACTGCCGCACGTGCTGGCGAGCTGGATTATCTCAACTGGCAGCCATCGTCGGACACCGGGCAGCTTAAACAGACGGCTGGCGATGCCGCATTTCTGCTGGATGGGGTGGAAATGACATCCGGCTCCAACACCGTATCCGGTTTGCCCGGCGGGCTGTCGCTGACGTTAAAACAAACCAATATCGGCGCACCGACCACGATTGGCTTCAGCGATCGCACCGCAAACATCGCCGGCCTGATGAGCGATTTCGTCGCCGCGCTGAACGACATTACCGGCACCTTGCGCGAAGCCGCCGCACCGCTTGGCGGGGAACTGGGCAGCGATCCCGGCGCGCGGGCACTGAAGCGGGCCTTTGCCAGCATGACCACCGCGGTCGTAATGCCGAACGCCGTGGCGGGCGCGCCCAATACGCTGGGCGATCTGGGGCTTGTGCTGGGCCGCGACGGTACGTTCTCGCTCGACAGCAACCGGTTGAACGCCACGCTCGCCACCGATCCGGAAGGGGCAGCCGCCATGTTCACCACCGGCATTCACGGGGTCTATGCCACGTTCGACAAGCTGGCCCGCAACACCGCAAGCCGCAAGGATCCCGGCTCCCTCGCCGGATCCGAAGCACGTTACAATGCGCAGTCGGAACGGATTGAGGACAAGCTTGCACGTATCGCCGAACAGCAGGAAAGCTTGCGCGAACGCCTGACCAAGACCTTCGCCGCCGCCGACCGCAACGTAAACGCATCGCAATCCACGCTGAGCTTCCTGCAAAGCCAGATCGCGGTCTGGAACGCGGACAAGTGA
- a CDS encoding EscU/YscU/HrcU family type III secretion system export apparatus switch protein: MSDQAGEKSFDPTPKRKADAAKKGDVLRSKELATAVSMAVGGVWLMLAGPWLFGNVGSAARAAFEFERDSIVYFAPEQLMTGLLGSILPPILTLGGVVMIATVASQLGFGEGRFLMGNLAPKGSRLNPANGFKRMFGTQGLVELGKSILKLVLLSGLTAWWAYHNVMPLLRLGDGDLVAQLGAAWDAMAQLLMLLSVGLALIALIDFPIQLLRRLGRLKMTQQDLRDEDKQAEGSPEKRMMIRQRQRKMARGGVAKAVGEAQFILTNPSHFSVAMTYDPELASAPVVLAKGRDEKALAMRELAGELDIPVLEYPALARSVYFTTRENQVIRAELYAAIASILAFVFSLKRGTPIARPLVSVPVELQFDATGKLKAA, encoded by the coding sequence ATGAGCGATCAGGCCGGCGAAAAATCATTCGATCCGACACCCAAGCGCAAGGCGGATGCAGCAAAGAAGGGCGATGTGCTGCGCTCCAAGGAGCTGGCCACCGCGGTATCGATGGCAGTCGGGGGCGTCTGGCTGATGCTGGCGGGACCATGGCTGTTCGGAAATGTCGGCAGCGCGGCGCGCGCGGCGTTCGAATTCGAGCGAGACAGCATCGTCTATTTCGCACCCGAACAGCTGATGACCGGCCTGCTCGGTTCGATCCTGCCGCCGATCCTGACGCTGGGCGGCGTGGTCATGATCGCGACCGTCGCATCGCAACTGGGCTTCGGCGAAGGGCGTTTTCTGATGGGCAATCTCGCGCCCAAGGGATCGCGCCTCAATCCGGCCAATGGCTTCAAGCGGATGTTCGGTACGCAGGGTCTGGTGGAACTGGGCAAGAGCATCCTCAAGCTGGTGCTGCTGAGCGGGCTGACCGCGTGGTGGGCGTATCACAATGTCATGCCGCTGCTGCGCCTTGGCGATGGCGATCTGGTGGCGCAGCTTGGCGCCGCGTGGGATGCGATGGCGCAGCTGCTGATGCTGTTGTCTGTGGGTCTTGCGCTGATCGCGCTGATCGATTTCCCGATCCAGTTGCTGCGCCGTCTGGGCCGGCTCAAGATGACGCAGCAGGATCTGCGCGACGAGGACAAACAGGCGGAAGGTTCGCCGGAAAAACGCATGATGATCCGCCAGCGGCAGCGCAAGATGGCGCGCGGCGGCGTGGCGAAGGCGGTGGGCGAGGCGCAGTTCATCCTCACCAATCCCAGCCATTTCTCGGTCGCGATGACTTACGATCCGGAGCTTGCATCCGCGCCCGTGGTGCTGGCCAAGGGCCGCGATGAAAAGGCGTTGGCGATGCGCGAACTGGCGGGCGAGCTGGATATCCCGGTGCTGGAATATCCGGCGCTTGCACGTTCGGTGTATTTCACCACCCGCGAAAATCAGGTGATCCGCGCCGAACTCTATGCCGCCATCGCCAGCATCCTTGCCTTTGTGTTTTCCCTGAAGCGCGGCACCCCGATTGCCCGCCCCCTGGTCAGCGTACCGGTCGAGCTGCAATTCGATGCCACCGGCAAACTGAAGGCGGCATAG
- the fliR gene encoding flagellar biosynthetic protein FliR: MILPDFGFGGIEDQLWMLLFVMIRCGAAMLAAPIFGAAGVPVQVRIVLAGALGVFILAWVPVTVPQDLFSLPGAVTIAGEVLIGLAMGFVLQLTFAAPVIGAELISGTMGMAIATAIDPNSGSQSGALGQYFGIVLTLVFLAVGGHLLWLDLVIESYRSLPPGAGAFRPEDGAQIAAFAARMFATGLAIALPVTLVLLLVQLATGVVSRSAPSLNLFALGLPAGILAGLVALIISFPLMTDRFVELSRAGIEQVAEVARI, translated from the coding sequence ATGATTTTGCCGGATTTCGGCTTTGGCGGGATCGAGGACCAGCTGTGGATGCTACTGTTCGTGATGATCCGCTGCGGCGCGGCCATGCTGGCGGCACCGATCTTCGGCGCAGCAGGCGTGCCGGTGCAGGTCCGCATCGTGCTGGCGGGTGCGCTGGGCGTGTTCATTCTCGCCTGGGTTCCCGTCACCGTGCCGCAGGATCTGTTCTCGCTTCCGGGAGCGGTAACGATCGCGGGCGAGGTGCTGATCGGACTGGCGATGGGCTTCGTCCTGCAACTGACATTCGCCGCGCCGGTAATCGGGGCGGAACTGATTTCGGGCACCATGGGCATGGCCATTGCCACCGCAATCGACCCTAACTCAGGATCGCAATCGGGCGCTTTGGGGCAATATTTCGGCATCGTCCTGACGTTGGTATTCCTTGCCGTGGGCGGACATCTGCTGTGGCTCGACCTCGTCATCGAAAGCTACCGCAGCCTGCCACCGGGTGCGGGCGCGTTTCGGCCCGAAGACGGCGCGCAGATTGCCGCCTTTGCCGCGCGCATGTTCGCCACCGGCCTTGCCATCGCGCTGCCCGTCACGCTGGTGCTGCTGCTGGTGCAATTGGCGACCGGCGTCGTCAGCCGCTCGGCCCCGTCGCTCAACCTGTTTGCGCTCGGCCTGCCCGCCGGTATCCTGGCAGGGCTCGTAGCGCTCATCATCTCCTTTCCGCTGATGACCGACCGCTTCGTCGAACTGTCGCGCGCAGGCATCGAACAGGTGGCGGAGGTCGCCCGGATATGA
- a CDS encoding flagellar biosynthetic protein FliQ, with translation MDDSASLLALADRMLWVTALIAAPILLSALAVGLLVGVIQAATSVNEQTLTFVPKLGMIALVLVLFGASMMTITGDFFADIFAAIADISG, from the coding sequence ATGGACGATTCCGCTTCGCTGCTGGCACTGGCCGACCGGATGCTGTGGGTTACGGCACTGATCGCTGCGCCGATCCTGCTTTCGGCGCTTGCCGTCGGGCTGCTGGTCGGGGTGATTCAGGCGGCAACTTCGGTAAACGAACAGACGCTGACCTTCGTACCCAAACTGGGGATGATCGCGCTGGTGCTGGTCCTGTTCGGCGCATCGATGATGACCATAACGGGCGATTTCTTCGCCGATATCTTCGCGGCTATCGCGGATATTTCCGGATGA